The Neodiprion virginianus isolate iyNeoVirg1 chromosome 5, iyNeoVirg1.1, whole genome shotgun sequence genome contains a region encoding:
- the LOC124304705 gene encoding cytochrome P450 315a1, mitochondrial, protein MQEKMLLKVNGTIRNYGINSSAKILNLRSKNISDVKLISKYCATKRNYRSCSGNVYGWSRKMWNEREEIGRKSFGTSTILPEMPEPRGLPLVGTTFSLIRAGGATKLHEYVDQRHKELGPVYRERMMAVEAIFVSSPTEFRRIFRLEGSKPKNFLPHAWILYNKMRKCERGLLFMEGDEWLSFRRIMNKLLLKSDSDDFMITPCKQAAETLVEDFRTYAVKGLPVSELERKLYQWSIEVMLAILVGSTWPRHKSEILLRTEKLAINLHNIFKYSAQLSLLPAKLAMNLKLPSWTKFVASADFALNILRVTVKEMIKLKGNGLIEMLMNEGILEDDLVRIVVDLILAAGDTTAHSMQWALFLLGSNRSVQEELFEKLKGAKGESAVEKGVLKGAMKESLRLYPTAPFLTRCLPEDSVVGGYHVGKGRLILMSLYTSGRDDRNFTNAETFSPERWSRNEKGDYKGVLNPHASLPFAMGARACVGQKLAEAQLTLTMAEMMKAFRIECINRDRRLGNIIGKGTEHCEGWKRVVFSFLGKNVKIFYPH, encoded by the exons A TGCaggaaaaaatgttattaaaaGTGAACGGAACGATTCGAAATTACGGGATTAACTCGAGTGCGAAGATTTTAAATTTACggtcgaaaaatatttcggaTGTGAAATTAATATCGAAATATTGTGCGACGAAGAGAAATTATCGATCTTGTAGTGGAAATGTTTATGGATGGAGTAGAAAAATGTGGAATGAACGAGAGGAAATTGGGAGGAAATCTTTTGGGACGTCGACGATCCTACCGGAAATGCCCGAACCTCGGGGATTACCCCTGGTCGGTACAACTTTTTCGCTAATTCGCGCTGGCGGTGCGACAAAACTTCACGAATACGTAGATCAGAGGCACAAAGAATTGGGACCCGTTTACAGGGAACGGATGATGGCAGTCGAGGCGATTTTCGTCAGCTCGCCGACGGAATTTAGGAGGATTTTTCGCCTCGAGGGATCGAAgcctaaaaattttttaccccatGCCTGGATTCTCTATAATAAGATGCGGAAATGCGAGCGGGGCTTGCTTTTCAT GGAGGGTGACGAGTGGTTGAGCTTTCGCAGGATAATGAACAAATTATTACTGAAATCAGATTCCGACGATTTTATGATAACGCCTTGTAAACAAGCCGCGGAAACTTTGGTCGAAGATTTCAGAACTTACGCTGTAAAAGGTTTGCCGGTTTCAGAGCTCGAAAGAAAATTGTACCAATGGTCGATCGAag TCATGCTCGCCATTCTCGTCGGTTCAACGTGGCCTCGGCacaaatctgaaatattattacGGACGGAAAAATTGGCGATCAATTTGCACAACATATTCAAATACTCGGCTCAGCTTTCACTGCTACCGGCAAAATTGGCCATGAACTTGAAACTTCCTTCTTGGACCAAATTCGTAGCATCGGCAGACTTCGCGCTCAACATTCTGCGAGTTACGGTCAAAGAGATGATAAAATTGAAGGGAAACGGTTTGATCGAGATGCTCATGAACGAGGGAATCCTGGAGGATGATCTAGTCAGGATCGTCGTCGATTTAATTCTCGCGGCCGGCGATACG ACAGCACATTCGATGCAGTGGGCACTTTTCCTCTTGGGAAGTAATCGGAGTGTTCAGGAAGAGTTGTTCGAGAAATTGAAAGGGGCGAAGGGCGAGAGCGCGGTGGAAAAAGGGGTTTTAAAAGGAGCGATGAAGGAATCGTTGAGACTTTATCCGACGGCTCCTTTTCTCACGCGATGTTTGCCCGAAGACAGTGTCGTGGGAGGATATCACGTCGGCAAAGGG CGTCTGATTCTGATGTCGTTATACACGAGCGGACGTGACGatcgaaattttacaaatgcGGAAACGTTTTCCCCGGAACGTTGGTCGAGAAACGAGAAGGGCGATTATAAGGGTGTCCTAAATCCGCACGCTTCTCTACCATTTGCAATGGGCGCCAGAGCTTGCGTCGGGCAAAAACTAGCCGAGGCTCAACTGACGTTGACGATGGCTGAG ATGATGAAAGCATTCCGTATCGAATGTATCAACCGAGATCGT CGTTTAGGGAATATTATAGGTAAAGGTACGGAACACTGCGAAGGCTGGAAACgggttgttttttcttttttgggcaaaaacgtgaaaatattttatcctCATTAA